One window of the Eucalyptus grandis isolate ANBG69807.140 chromosome 8, ASM1654582v1, whole genome shotgun sequence genome contains the following:
- the LOC104414887 gene encoding dual specificity protein phosphatase 1 isoform X1, with product MVEGQRETGAAPQSSSLGETPSRRPPGLFLGSYGDARNRDRLKSLNVTHILTVANLVPEFPNDFVYKVVDVMDSEDTDIRQHFEECISFIDEARRQGGSVLVHCFMGISRSVTVVAAYLMKRRGMRLSQALEHVKTRRPQAAPNSGFMVQLREFENSLNSATTI from the exons atggTAGAAGGTCAACGGGAGACTGGTGCCGCGCCACAATCATCATCACTCGGGGAGACTCCATCTCGGCGGCCGCCG GGTCTCTTTTTGGGTTCTTACGGAGATGCTCGCAATAGGGACAGGCTGAAGAGCTTGAATGTCACCCACATCTTGACGGTGGCTAACTTAGTTCCGGAATTTCCCAATGATTTTGTCTATAAAGTAGTTGATG TCATGGACTCCGAGGACACGGACATCCGACAGCACTTCGAGGAGTGTATCAGTTTCATTGATGAAGCTAGAAGACAGGGAGGCAGCGTACTGGTCCACTGTTTTATGGGAATTTCCAGAAG TGTGACTGTGGTTGCAGCTTATCTCATGAAGCGGCGCGGAATGCGCTTGTCTCAAGCTCTGGAACATGTAAAGACCAGAAGGCCTCAGGCAGCTCCTAATAGTGGCTTCATGGTTCAACTTcgagaatttgaaaattctctaaACAGTGCCACGACCATTTGA
- the LOC104414887 gene encoding dual specificity protein phosphatase 1 isoform X2, protein MTMNLFDGFRMCQIEEGLFLGSYGDARNRDRLKSLNVTHILTVANLVPEFPNDFVYKVVDVMDSEDTDIRQHFEECISFIDEARRQGGSVLVHCFMGISRSVTVVAAYLMKRRGMRLSQALEHVKTRRPQAAPNSGFMVQLREFENSLNSATTI, encoded by the exons ATGACAATGAATCTGTTTGATGGCTTCAGAATGTGCCAAATCGAAGAG GGTCTCTTTTTGGGTTCTTACGGAGATGCTCGCAATAGGGACAGGCTGAAGAGCTTGAATGTCACCCACATCTTGACGGTGGCTAACTTAGTTCCGGAATTTCCCAATGATTTTGTCTATAAAGTAGTTGATG TCATGGACTCCGAGGACACGGACATCCGACAGCACTTCGAGGAGTGTATCAGTTTCATTGATGAAGCTAGAAGACAGGGAGGCAGCGTACTGGTCCACTGTTTTATGGGAATTTCCAGAAG TGTGACTGTGGTTGCAGCTTATCTCATGAAGCGGCGCGGAATGCGCTTGTCTCAAGCTCTGGAACATGTAAAGACCAGAAGGCCTCAGGCAGCTCCTAATAGTGGCTTCATGGTTCAACTTcgagaatttgaaaattctctaaACAGTGCCACGACCATTTGA
- the LOC104414889 gene encoding transcription factor MUTE, translating to MSHIAVERNRRRQMNEHLKVLRSLTPCFYIKRGDQASIIGGVIEFIKELQQVLQSLEANKRRKSLSPSPSPRPLQLINTPPPPPPPDSPFSFESITANKELGVCCNSSAADVEAKISGSNVLLKVIARKIPGQILKIISVLEKLSFQIIHLNISSMEDMVLYSFIVKIGFECRLSLEELALEVQRSFSLDPSCTAEV from the exons ATGTCTCACATAGCTGTGGAGAGAAACAGGAGGAGGCAGATGAATGAACATCTCAAGGTCCTGCGCTCCTTAACCCCATGCTTCTACATCAAACGG GGAGATCAAGCATCCATCATAGGTGGTGTAATAGAATTCATCAAGGAACTGCAACAAGTCCTACAATCCTTGGAGGCGAACAAGAGGAGAAAGAGTCTAAGCCCTAGCCCCAGCCCAAGACCGCTCCAACTGATCaacacgccgccgccgccgccgccccctgATAGTCCCTTCAGTTTCGAGAGCATCACTGCTAATAAGGAATTAGGTGTGTGCTGCAACTCCTCGGCAGCCGATGTCGAGGCGAAGATCTCAGGATCAAACGTGCTGTTGAAGGTAATTGCTCGGAAGATACCAGGTCAAATCTTGAAGATAATAAGCGTCCTTGAGAAACTCTCGTTTCAGATTATTCACCTCAACATCAGCAGCATGGAAGACATGGTTTTGTACTCCTTCATCGTAAAG ATAGGGTTTGAATGTCGGCTAAGCTTGGAGGAACTAGCTCTAGAAGTTCAACGAAGCTTCTCTTTGGACCCTTCGTGTACTGCAGAAGTGTAA